The stretch of DNA CCAAAATCAAACTAGActtaacaaatattttagaTGTCTAGAGAAAGTGATTGtcaaaatattatcaaatttatttaaataaagtatTTTCATTGGAACTTTTTCCAATGTTATTCTccgaaataaaaatagaaggcaCTAACGGTATGATGCGCAGCCGAGGCGACAAATAAAATATGCGGGGAAATATTATTCGTGGATGGGAAAACAAAAGCATATGCATTGCTTACTATTGGTCCTACATAAGCCAAAATATGTGAAAAAGAAGGACATACTTTTGACGAATTTCACCTATGATTCTGATAACATTATTTACCTAACGACGTATTATTTGAGCAAAATAGTCAAAGATTTCAACTCGTGCAGCTTATTCCTAACAGTCCAAAGGTTTTAGTTATTACATAAGATAAAATATGACCCAACAACGAAGACAAACACACAGATCAGACATCCGTCTCTGTCAAAGTCTGAATAAATTCCACTACAAATATTAACAATTGGACTTAAGAGACTAAAGAATGAAGAGATGACAAGTGCCATGACGCCATCATGCATGGCATGGAACCACTATAAAACCCCACTCCCTCCTCCCTGGTTTCAGCATCCAAAACAAACATGGCTCCCAAATACACACTTGCAGTGTTGCTACTTGCATTGGTGTTTGCAGCAGTCTCCATTGCTGATGAATACCCTAAACCTATTCACGACAAGCCTCCATTCCAAAAGCCACCCTATGAGAAGCCTCCATACCATAAGCCACCATTCGAGAAACCACCACACGACAAGCCACCCTATGAGAAGCCACCACATGAGAAGCCACCATATGAAAAACCACCACACGAGAAGCCACCATATGGAAAGCCACCCCATCAGGAGGAGCAAGTAGAGAAGGTTGAGGTTAATGGCGATCAGGTCAATTAGTTCAATCTGTAACTCACCCGTTAAATTAATAATCTAATGATTCAATAACTTAGACTGATTTAATTACCGATTCGGTTCTAACAACTATATTCTATTCTCAACCATCCCACGCgtgaaatttaattacaaaaaatattaggGTGTTGCAAAATTGTATATCTTCCCCATTGAAGCAACTATTTTATTTCTGTGAATTGTTGaagattataattttttattttatttaaataaaagaccCTTTGCATGTACTTTGAAAGCACAGAGGTTACTTCCTCTCATATTTCGTCAAAATATTAATGGatgatgtattttttaaaatattttttctataatttaggagaaaaaaaatttggtttttgtatagatataaaattttaactcggatattttaaattttttatgagttaattttttttatttttgtttttaatttgattGTTTTTTATAGACCCTTTTGCACGTGTTTTTTGCTCTTTTCGCacgtgtgtttttttatttgtttaatcttttttgtgttttcgcttgtttcgcacGTATGCATGATTTTCGCTCACTTCGCAGGCGTGTGtatgtttttcgctcgtttcgcacatgtgtgttttttttatcgtttcgcacgtgtgtgttcttttgtgtttttcactcgtttcGCACATGTActtgtttttcgctcgtttcgcacgtgtgtgttttttgctcgttttGCACTTGTGTGTTTTTTGCTTGTTTCGCACGTGCGtttgtgtttttcatttttgtgtttttcatttgTTTCGCACGTccgtgtgtttttcgctcgtttagCACGTGCGTgcgtttttttgttttatttttatttcgccgtgtgtgtgtttttcggtCTTTTCACACTTGTgtgtgtatttatttttttgtgtttttcgctcgtttcacacgtgtgtgttttttttgcatttttcgcTCGTTCGCgagtgtgtgtgtttttcgctcgtttcgcaagtgtgtgtatgtgtgttttttatttttttatttttgtgtttttctctcatTTCGCACCTGTGTGTGTTTTTTATCGTTTTACACGTGTgtgctttttttattatttttgtttatcgcTGGTTTCGCACATGTGCGTGTTATTCGCTCGTTTtgcatttgtgtatttttcACTCGTTTCGCACGCATGTGGGTTTGTTTTTTCGTTTCTGTGTTTTTAGCTTGTTTCGCACTCGGGTgtgtgattttttttgtgtttttcgctcgtttctcacgtgtgtatttttttatttatttttatcttttttgctcgtttcgcacgggtgtatgtgttttttttttgtatttttcgctcgtttcgcacctgtgtgtgtttttcgctcatttcgcatgtgtgttttttatttttttgtgtttttcgctcgtctCACACGTGTGCttatttttcgctcgtttcgcacgtgtatTTTTTGCTCATTTCGCACATGTGCATTTTTCGCACGTTTCACACGCGCGCATGtgtgtttttcatttttgtgtttttcgtttgtttcgcacgtgtgtgttttttgctcgtttagcacgtgtgtgtttttttatttatttttgtgtgtttttcgctcgtttcacacatgtgtgtgtttttttgccTTTTTTGCTCATTTCGCaagtgtgtgtgtttttttatttttttttgtgttttctgcTCGTTTCGCACCTCCCCATATCTTTCGCTCGTTTtgcatgtgtgtgtgttttttctcgttttgcacgtgtgtgtgtttttatttgtgtttttcgctcttTTCGCATGTGCGcgtatttttcgctcgtttcgcacgtgagTATGCatgttttttgtgtttttcgctcgtttcgcatgtgtgcgtgtgtatttttttgtgtgtttcgCTCGTTTCGGACATGGGCGTTTTTCACTCGTTTtgcatgtgtgtgtgtttttctttgtgCTTTTTCGCTCTTTTCACACGTGttcgtgtttttcgctcgttttgtACGTGTGCGTTTTTGTCGTTCGTTTCTCAcgtgtgtttgtttttttaatttattttgtgtttttcactcgtttcgcacgtgtgtgtttttttatattatatttttttgtgtttttcgcttgttttgcacgcgtgtgtttgtgtgtgtgtgtttttttgtgtgcttttcgctcgtttcgcacgtgtgcgtgtttttcgctcatttcgcaCGTATGTGTGCAAGGAcgaatccaaaaattttaatatggagGGGCTgaattttagataaatttttttattttataaaaataattaacatatagttattagagttaatttttaaaaaatttatcaatatatatataattataatttttttataattttatttttaatattacataaaagaaatataacaatatcaatagtacattataaaattataaaatatcaataatttataatatttttagttaataattatcacatatcttattaattaaaattaattatttcaaaaattttaaaaaatttgaaaataaattataaattattaattacttgAAAGACACAAACCCTTATACTCTTATAAAATACAAgatataagatatttttataaaattttttcttttaacaacaTAAATCtagaagaaaaatgagtattttttaCAAGAATATATTACAAGTATTTAtacttataaaatttttcaactagTAACTTCTTGTGAAGACAACTGCATGTGAGCCTTTacctattattatatactacaagtatttattgaaaaaataatattaatagatatcatataatcataaaaaaattgtgatTAANNNNNNNNNNNNNNNNNNNNNNNNNNNNNNNNNNNNNNNNNNNNNNNNNNNNNNNNttaataaattttttatttatctttttaatttgtatatatttaataaaatttatagttaaataaaatataattaattttaaaatgaatgactttaaaattaaaataaattgaatataagtaaaataaaaattgttatatATTAATTTGACTATATAATAATAAGAAGCATTCTACCACACTGGTATGGTCACCTTCCTTATATCCTTCAGGACAAgggtttattttaaaaaaaatttcacataTCACAATCTTAACACTTGGCAGCACTGGAGCATACAGAGCACAGTAGACCTCCAAAAAGTTGGAGCATCCTAAATTCATCTTCAATTCATTGAATCACCACATATCCTCTTTCTATAGATTAGTCAACTCTTGGCCACTCTTAGTCACCACTTCTCACTATGCTATATATATAGGTAGGTCTTTGGTGGCTAAGGTTATAGTGACTAAGAGTGGCTAAATTTTGACTTACCAATAAATACATAACATGTGGAGAGTTAGGTAAAAGTTGTTAGTTAGAGTGATAGGCCTTATTGTTAGTGAGTAGCAAGGTAAAAGAGTAAATAAATTGaccaaaataatttatatatcatGTGGGCCTTTGTTTTGATGAAAAAAATCTGTTAGCATTTTTTGAGTGGATAATTCTAAAACTTTAATGGTTGGACTTTAgtgtaaaaatttattatgatgttAGATCAATAAAAAGTCATAAACTATTAATAATGAGagtaatccaaaaaaaaaagaactaaatCATATAATATTTATGTGAGCTCTtactattaatatatttgattatttgtggcatgaattatatgagagtataaatttataaaatgttaaaattttataacaaaatatttttattttgaataaaaattaaattaactattaaacaGTATTGATATTATcatagttattattttattattattaaaataaaattttttgaaaattagtaatttttaataattttgttcatcttttgataaatataaatactaaattatttttaacagataaattttattaatttatatgttcAAACTCTAAAAATTTTGAGTGCAAATGGTAATGATTCATATGTGCAAAACTTTAATAAACATTGGTGTAAACTGTATGTTTATTGTGTACAAAATCTCTATAAATATGGGTACAAATTATTACTTACTAAGTGCTGACAAAAAATGATAATACTTGTTAGTCTATAGCATTGTTCTTATTTAAAATCTTCATAatagttttattaataaaatttacttttttttactttgtgaatCCACTAAAATTGACATCCATAAATCTTGAATTCATAATGTCATACCTTCTATAATTCACTTAAAAAACTAGTTGAAAATCAATCATACTAGattatcttaaaattaaattcactgTTAAATTTTTTCTCTCAATATTTAGATAAAACGTGGTCCTTgtataaaactttaaaaaaacaaatataaaatctgCAAAATCACTACGATTTGTGAAGTaaatttgttagtttttatctAACATTTATGCttttttaagatattaatttattaatttttatttaactaaaaatgttttttttatttgtatatccatgattatacatattatttgttaattccatgatataaattttaaaactaaagaaGAAATGAGCATTGACAAgcacaaaacataaaaatataaaacaaaaaaagtcaCTCGTATTTTCTTAGATTATCCATGTAAAATTACggtaaaagatattttaattataatagtgtataaaatatttttgtatttagatTATCAGGGATAGATCTAGAATTTTTAATATGGAGGGATCGAATTATAGAcaaattttttaacttcttttttagatttttttaatacataaaaGCAATTTAAGAATAATATATAGTTATTGAATTAgtttttatccaaatataaagaaaaaatcttataaattattttttatatgacaaTTACATAAAAGAGACAACAATATcgataatatattataaaattataatgaatcaaaaatttatatttatttagttacaaaaattattaattaaaattacttgaaaaaatcataaattgtTAATTACTTAAAAAGTATAATACCGTCATCAAATATAAGATAcgaatatcaaaataaaatgatagctgaaataaaataagttaagataaaaaaagattacGTAAAGTTTTTTAAGAatgtaaaattaaacaaaaaattgcgtatttttttataagaaaataacATCTAAGATACACAATATAATTACTAGAATATAATTTTGTAAGTcattactaatattttatataataatataaatgctAAATATGTTAttatgaaaagaacaaataatttttcttaaaatagatatagagataaatatataaaaattaatttgataagtACAAAAACTTGAGTATATGATAACAAATTggttaagtaaaaaatattagagagctaaataattaagatataaatccattacataataaaaaattaatacatataaAGTTactaaattacataatatttttttatttctttagacATATATCTcatatgtaaatataataattctttaaaatttttggatggCCGAGGTCACTACTGTCTCCTACATGTtacaataaaagataaaaatagaataaaaattaataaaaactgaaattcatattttatatttgactgaaactcaaataaaattgtatatctataaacatataaatttaaactataaattttgtttttgaaaaaagtaaCCTATATATAATTTTCTAATGTGGCATTTCagtataaattttttacattttaaattttaaaataacaaataattataataaaaaatttataaaaatctaaCCAAATTTATATAGTATGATTCTAAAAATATTAGGCATAACATATTAGGGCAtaacattaataaaattattatttctcttttaataataataataatataaataataacaagaacaaaaataataataactataataatatcaacaatactgtttaatagttatttttattcaaaataaaaatattttcttataaaattttaacactTTGTAAATTTATACTCTCATATAATTCATGCcacatatatattaataataagagCTCAAGTAAATATTACATGATttagttcttattttttttagattactCTCATCATCATTAATAGTTCATGACCTTTTATTGATCCAACATTATAATAGATTTTCACACTAAGGCCCAACTgttaatgttttgaaattaTTCACTCAAAAAATACTaacagattttttttctttaaaaaaaaagccCACATGATATACACATCATTTTGGTCAGTTTATTTACTCTTTTGTCCTTCAATAATCACTAACAATAAGGACCTATCACTTTAACTAACAATTTCTACCTAACTTTTCACATGTCATGTGTTCATTGGTCAGTCAAAACTTAGCCACTCTTAGCCACTATAATCTTGGCCACGAAAGACTTAGCaattctactataaatacactggcaCCTCCCAGGTATAACTCCTActctaatctactaaaaacctgttgaaagcccttgctaacttaagtatcggagtctcttgtaggtaccacccCCGACCTCCTCACGACGAACTCGGACAGGTGGCACCTCGGCGTCACAAGTCAGACGCTGCCACACAAAGGGACTTGGACCTCATGTTCAAGCCCAAATCAACGTTTCAGGTAACTCTCGGAACATTGGTGCCATTGCCGAGAACCTGAAATTCATCCCATAACCATGGCGGACTACCAACAGAAGGACAGCCGCACCGCATCTGAGGGACCCCACGTAGAAGGGCCTTCGGGAAACCCCTATCCAAGAAGAATCCATTCTGAAGTATACCACTCCGAGGATGAGGACCACCCCCAGGCGATAGAGATATTGGACATGGTCCTTGGACAGCAAGATCAGCTCCGACAGCTCGAGCATGAGGCTGAACGACAGCGGGAGGCAGAACGGGAATTGAGGAGAGAAGTAAGACGACACAAAAAGCTAGAAGAAAAGCTCCAGAAGCTGGAGGCTGACCTCCGAAGTCAGACCAACAGGACAGATCAGGAGGAAAGCCCCTTAGGAGGAGACGACCCATTTACAGAAGAGATCATGAGGGCCAAAGTtccaaaaaatttcaaattttctgACATGTATCTCTATGACGGGACATCCGACCTAAGGCACCACctaagcaacttcaaaagtcgaATGTATCTGGCGGACGCCTCTGACGCTGCACGTTGCAAAGCCTTCCGTACTACCCTGACCAAAGCTGCAATGAAGTTGTTTGACGGCCTGCATCCGTGGTCGGTCACCAGCTTCGATGACCTAGCCAGAAAATTTTTGACCAGGTTTTCTATTCAAAGGGATAAAACAAAACTTGCACCGAGCTTACTGGGACTAAAACAAGAGGTCGGGAAAACCCTTCGAgattacatggaaagattcaacaataCTTGCTTGGAGATTCATGTTCTACCAACTGAAGCTATGATTATGGGCTTAGTCAATGGCCTCAGAAAGGACCATTCACCCaatccatatctaaaagacacccGACCTCTCTAAACAAGATTCAGGAGAGGGCCaagaagtatatcaacatgaaAGAAAATTCCTGACTAAGAGAGCCTCCCTCAAGATCAAACCTGCCCTATCCACCTCGGGACAAAGAAAGGGAACCTAAGAAAAGAGAGGAGTCGAGTGTAGAAAAACCTCAAAAATATCACAACTACACTCTTCTCAAGGTCTTCCTAGTGGACGTTTACAGAGAAATATGTCACACGGAAAAACTTTCCCCACCTCGTCCAATCAAGCACAAGAAAACTGAAAGTTGGACAGAATATTGCAAATACCATAAACTCTATGGCCACTCTACCAATGAATATTACGAcctgaaaaatattattgaaaagtTGGCCAGAGAAGGCCGACTTGATAAATACCGTGCAGAAAGGTCGGACGACCCAAGGAAGAGGAAAAGggatgaagaaggagaaagaccGTAATGACCTCCTCACACCCCGGATCGACACATCCATATGATTaatggaggattcgcaggagAAGGAATGTCAAAATCCTCACAAAAAGACACATCAAAGAAGTGTACCAAGTCGGGAAAGCAGTCAACTGACCACCTACCCACCATCTCTTTCACAAAGGAAGACGCACAAGGTCTACTGCTTGAGCACGACGATCCAGTAGTGATAACAATGATCCTGGCTAACGCAAACCTTCATCACACATTGATAGATCAAGGAAGCTCAGCTGATATTTTGTTCAAACCCGCTTTCGACAAGCTCGAGTTAGAAGAAAAATATCTAAAGGCATACCCCGATAGCTTGTTTGGACTGAGAGACACCTCAATCCAACCTCTCAGTTATATCTCGTTATACACCACCTTCAAACAGGGTACCAAGTCCAGGCCCCTAATCATCGACTACATCGTTATCAATGTAAACTTGGCCTACAATGCTCTAATAGGTCAGACGGCCTTAAATAGACTTGCAGCTATGGTCTCTACTCCCCACTTTTGCATGAAATTCTCTACGGTCGAAGGGATTGCCACCATCAAAGGGGATCAAAAGCTACCAAGGAAGTGCTATAACGAGACCCTTAGTGTGAAAGGCAACTCGGGAGGCAAGGAGGTCAATACTATCGAGCTATGAGGAGCCCGAGTTGGCAAAGAATTATGCCCTCAACCTGAAGGCAAACTTGAAGAGGTTCGAATTAGAGACGATCATGACAAGACAACAAGTATAAGGGCAAACTTAAAAGAGAGCCTGAGGAAACAGCTCGTTGACTTGTTATGAAGAAATTTTGACCTCTTtgcctggaaagcctccgacatgctCGGCATAAATTCCGACCTGATGTCCCATAAACTTTCTGTGTACCCGAGCTCCCGACCTGTATAGTAGAAACGCAGGAGACTTGGACCAGAGCGAACACATGTTGTAAAAGAGCAAGTGTAGGCCGTGCTAGAAGCCAGATTTATAAGGGAGGTAAAATATCGGTttggctagccaacgttgtaTTGGTGAAAAAGCAAAACGGAAAATAGAGAATGTGTGTTGATTACAccaacctcaacaaagcctgccctaaagatccttatccactctcCAGTATTAACGCTTTGGTCGATGCAGCCTCAGGCTACAGATATCTTtccttcatggatgcctactcgTGATATAATCAGATCCCGATGTACAAGCCAGACgaggaaaagacctcgttcataaCACCACAGACAAACAATTGTTACATagtaatgtcttttgggttgaaGAACGCGGGAGCTACATACCAACGACTAATAAAAAAAGTGTTCTCCACCCACATAGAAAAACTaatggaagtctacgtggatgacatgctCGTCAAGACCTAAGAGGATAAGACAGTACTATCTGACCTCTCTGAGGTATTTTCCACTATAAAGAAGCATGAGATGAGGTTAAATCCATCGAAATGCACCTTCACAGTAGAAGCTGAGAAGTTCCTGGGGTTTATGCTAACCCAAAGAGGTATAGAAGCGAACTCAAACAAATGTCAAGCTATACTTAACATGAAAAGTCTGACTTTCATCAAGGAGGTACAGTAGTTAAATAGAAGGTTAGCAGCTCTATCCAGATTCTTGGCTAGATCAACCCTCAATCCTAAGAAAAGGAAAGCAATTTGAGTGGATCCTAGAGTGCGAACAAGCCTTTCAAGACTTTAAGGCATTAGTGGGACAACTACCCGTACTTACCCGACCTATCAAAGGAGATGAACTCGTGCTGTATCTATCAGTTAGAAGTCAGGCTATAGCCTCGACCCTACTTTGAGACGATGAAGAGGGGTAGCAACCTAtttacttcatcagcaaagtcCTACAAGGGGCAGAGTTGAACTACTAGAAGATAGAGAAGTTTGCTTACGCCTTTGTCCTCACATCTTGAAGGTTCTGACCTTACTTCCAAGTTTACACCATCAAAATTTGCACTAATGAACCAATGAAACATATTCTACAAAAAACAGACTTGGCAGGAAGAATTCTGAAATGGGCGGTAGAACTGTCCAAGTTTGACCTTAGGTACGAAACTCGGATAGCAGTTAAGTCATAATATCTGGCCGATTTCGTTGCTGAATGCACCAACAGTCCAAAAAAACCCACCATGTGGAGTTTATATGTGGATGGATCGTCAAAAAAGCTGGAAGTGGGGCTGGTATTATACTAGAAAGTGATCAAAGAACTCGGATAGAGCTATCGTTGAGGTTCGAGTTCCCTGCCTCTAATAACCAAGCAGAGTATGAAGCCTTACCTGCTGGCTTGAAGTTGGCTAAGGAGGTCAGAGCAGAAAAAGTTATGGTGTTCAGCGATTCACAAGTAATCACTTCGTAAATCAATGACACCTATTAAGCTAAAGACCCTACTATGAGAAAATACTTGGATAAAACCCAGGAATAGCTTACACACTTTACAGAAAGTGAGGTCCGACATATAGTTAGGGAATTCAATGCCCGAACTAACGCTCTCTCAAAGTTAGCCAGCACTAAgtcagggggcaacaataggagTCTTATTTAAGAGTCCCTACAAACACCATCAATATCAAAAGAGGAAGACAACTCGAAACCAGAAGTGTTAGCCATATCCAACCAGAACTTAGGATAGGTTACTCCCATAGTCAACTACCTCAAATTTGATACACTTCTCAAGAACGAAAAGTAGGCCAAAAGGCTTGTAAAATAGGCAGCCGAGTTTGTCAAAACATGTTCGCcttgccagaaacatgctaatTTCCATGTGGCACCTCCCGAAGAACTCATCAATGTTACCTCACCATAGCCATTCGCGAAATG from Arachis duranensis cultivar V14167 chromosome 4, aradu.V14167.gnm2.J7QH, whole genome shotgun sequence encodes:
- the LOC107484887 gene encoding early nodulin-75 (The sequence of the model RefSeq protein was modified relative to this genomic sequence to represent the inferred CDS: added 183 bases not found in genome assembly); amino-acid sequence: MAPKYTLAVLLLALVFAAVSIADEYPKPIHDKPPFQKPPYEKPPYHKPPFEKPPHDKPPYEKPPHEKPPYEKPPHEKPPYGKPPHQEEQVEKVEVNGYYKPPQHHEPRPYKPPYGGGGHGGHHPPAENEQTDGYYKPHPHPYKPHPPHHGHWPPTAN